A segment of the Spirochaetota bacterium genome:
CGGGGGTGTACACTATTTTTATATTTTATTCAAATTTCTACGTTTAGGAATAATTAGTAATTTTCTACAGTAATTTACTCTCTATATTTTCTCCATAAAGATTATCTTTTTCCTGTAATACTTTACATAACTTATTGTTCAGGAATAAATAGTGTACCATACATATAATAGTAACTGTCTACATCAATATATGTAGTTTAGTTTATTATTAATACAATGCTTTGATAAATCATTAATTTGAAAAAATTTGTTGATAAATTATTATGGAGAGATAGTATATCCTTACTTTAAGGAGGTAAGGAATGCTTGCAAAAAAGACTTCAAAAAATCAGTTAACATTGCCAGCAAAAATAGTAAAAGAATTCCCTGGCATTGATTATTTTGATATAACAGTGAAGAATAATAAAATAATAATGGTTCCTGTTGTTATGAAACCGCAAACAAGCATTAATGCTATAAGAGAAAAAATAAAAAAGTTAGGTATTAATGATGAAGATATAAAGGATGCTATCAAGTGGACAAGAAAAAGGGGAAAATAGCCGATGGGATTTTGGTAGTTCTTGATACAAATATAATAGTATCTGCAATTCTTTTTAAAGGGGAAGTTTCAACGTTAATGGCGTTATGGCATAATGAAGCGATAAAACCTGTTATAACAAAAGAAATTTTTGATGAAATACTTGCTGTTTTAGAGTATCCTAAGTTTAAACTTACACAGCAGGAAAGAGATTATATTATTAACGAAGAAATAATCCCTTTTTTTGATGTCATTGAAGATAATCATCCTGATATTTCTATATGTATAGATAAAGATGATAATAAATTTATAAGTTGTGCTTTGTCTGCAAAAGCAAAATATATTATTAGTGGTGATAAGGAATTATTGGAGATAAAAAAATATCATGATATACATATCATTTCATTCAATGATTTCATGAATTTATTTAAATAAAAGAAATTGAATTGTCAGTTTATTGTTACGCTAACCCATATCCATGGCGTATTGCCTGCATGTTGGCAGGAATTGTATGTGATAAGCGTTCAGGGATTACCTGATCAATTACTTTTTCTATGTCATCAACCGTAAGTACATTACTGTTTTTTAATAATGCACCCAATGCTATCATGTTAGCTAACTTTGCATTGCCCAATTTAACAGCTTCTTCATTGCAGAACAAACAACACGATACAATATCATTGCGCCGATTTGTGGATGTGTTAATGAGGCTTTCGTTTGCAACAAGTAAACCATCTGGCCTCAATATATGAATATAGGTATCATAGGCAATCTGATCCATAACAAGAAGTGCATACGGATGATTGGTAATGGGTGATCCTATCTCTTCATCGGAAATAACCAAAAAAACGTTGGTGCGCCCACCACGTTTTTCAACACCATACGATGGGAGGTATGTCACCTCATAGCCTTTATTGATGGCAGCAACAGCAACAAGCTGGCTTATAATCTGAATACCCTGCCCACCAAAACCTGCCATAATCATGTCGTAATACATTGAATGACTCCTTCAACAGTAACTATCGGTTTACAAAAAATCCTTACCGGTACGTTCTTTAAATACACCCAGTGGGAAATAAGGTATCATTTCATTTTCAAGTTTGTCAATTGCCTCTGTTGGCGAAACGCGCCAGTTAGTGTTGCAGGTTGAAAGCATCTCAACAACGGAAAATCCCATTTCATTTATCTGCATGGTAAATGCTTTTTCCACTGCTTTTTTTGCCTGCATAACATATTTTGGCTTGTGCAGTGCAACACGGGCTGAATATGCAACACCTTCTAACGTTGCAAGCATCTCGGCCATACGTATGGGATAGCCTTCAGTACGGAAATTGCGTCCATAGGGAGTGGTTGTAGTTTGCTGACCCAATAATGTTGTTGGTGCCATCTGGCCACCAGTCATGCCGTACACTGAATTATTAATATAAATTACAGTAATATTCTCTCCGCGGTTTGCTGCGTGAATAACTTCGGCGGTCCCTATCGAAGCCATATCGCCATCACCCTGGTATGCAAAGATGATACGATCAGGCAGTACCCGCTTCATGCCAGTGGCGCATGCCGGTGCTCTTCCATGCGGTGCTTCCAGTACATCTATATCTAAATATTTATACAAAAATACACAACAGCCAACACCCGGAATGCCAATAGTTTTTTCACGTATACTTAACTCATCAATGACCTCAGCAACAATGCGGTGAGCTATGCCATGAGTACAACCCGGGCAAAAGTGTGTTGGGGTGTCTTTTAAAGTTTTGGGTCGAGTAAATACTGCCTGCATGGTAGCCTCACTAGAGTATTTTTTTAACCTGTGCCATAATATCGTCAGGATAGGGAATACCACCACCTGGTCTGCCGTAAAAATATACTTTGGTGCCATTGTGGCAAGCTAACTGAACATCACGCAGCATCTGGCCGGTGTTCATTTCAACAACCAGCACTTTATGGATGCGCCTGGAATATTCATGTATTGCTTTTGATGGAAATGGGAATAATGTAATTGGACGAAGCAATCCGGCTCTGACCCCTTCCTGGCGTAAAAATTGTATAGCAGTTTTTGCAATCCGTGAAGGAGTGCCAAATGCAATGATCATGATATCAGCATCATCTAGATGGCGGGTTTCATACATAACTTCGTTTTGTTCCATTGTGTCATATTTTTTCTTTAAATCCAGGTTGTGAATTTCCATTTCACCAGGGCCAAGGAACAATGATTTGATGAGCTGTGCTGGCCGACCCTTTGCTCCGGTCAGTGCCCAGGGTTTTTGTGGTATTATTACCGGATCTTTAGGTGTTAATCGACATGGTTCCTGAAACTGCCCAACCATAGCATCAGCCAGTATCATTGCAGGATTTCGATATTTGTCGGCAAGTTCAAATGCTTTTATGGTTAAGTCAAACATCTCCTGGCATGACGCAGGTGCCAGCACTATATTACGATAATCGCCATGACCGCCACCATGCACAGCCTGGTTATAATCGCCCTGTGTGGGTGCAATGCCGCCAAGCCCGGGTCCAATACGCATGATATTCACAATAACTGCGGGAAGCTCTGACCCCGCTAAATAGGAAAATCCTTCCTGCATCAGCGAAATGCCAGGTCCGGAAGATGATGTCATTGCTCTGGCACCCGCAGCGGATGCACCAAGTATCATGTTGATTGAAGCAATTTCGCTTTCAGCGGGAATAAATGTTCCGCCAACACGGGGCAGATGTTTAGCCAGGTATTCAGGGATATCGTTTTGCGGTGTTATGGGATAGCCAAAATAAAACTTACATCCTGCCTGTATTGCGCCTTCAGCAAGAGCAATATTTCCTTTTGTTAACACTCTCATTTGTACACCTCAATGGCAGTATCAGGGCACATAAGTGCACAGGTCTTGCAACCGGTGCACAGGTCTTTTTTATCAGGTGATAATTCAGCAGGGAAATAACCAATTATATTATATTGTTTTGAAATGGTGATTATCTGCTTGGGGCAGTACGTAACACAAAAATAACATCCTTTGCAACGGTTGGTGTCTATCACTATGTGCGCCATGGGCTCATCTCTTCAGTGTAATGGTATTGTATGGTAACTATCGCCAAGATAACAGTTTACGTTAACTGTTAAAGAAACTACATAAATAATACTTGCATCCTGTACGATAATAGTAAAGAATACTAATTATCAAATCTATCGCTATGTAAATTATATGTCAATAAAAAGTAATTGGGTTATACAAAATTGTTATGCACATAAATTTGTAATGATAGTTATGGGCGATAGTTACTGTGAAAAGGGTGATTGATGGATAGTAAAGAACGAATAGCCTTAATACGAAAAGGCAATGAATTTTTTAACCAGGGCAAAATCAAGGAAGCTATTGAGATCTTTGTTAAAACGGGGTATAAGGATGGGCTGCAGCGCATAGGCGATTACTACTACTACGATAAAAAGCTTCCGCTTATTGCATTGAAATTTTATAGGATGAGTGGAAGTCAGAAAAAAATAGATGAAATAATGGAACGAATGATATTTGCTCTTGGCAAGTGGTTAGGTAATGATAAAGTTAAAGATAGCCCATTTAAGGTCAAACTACCTCCCCTGAAAGTATCTCCCAAATTGAAAATGCTGGCTCAGGAAATTCTTGAAAAACATAAAGAAGAAGATAAATAAAAATTGTAAGTAAAAATTCCTATAACTACTTTTCAAAGTAACGTAGTGTATTGTCATCCCTGCTCATAGCGCTATAGATATGAGAGCATTTTTAGCCTGGGAATAATAATTAATTAACTTTTAAAAAAATTAGAAAAAAATTTGACAATTTTTATATGCATATTATAGTTAGTACTACTAACTATATGAAGGGGCACATATGATGACACAAAACCTTGATGAAAACCTTATGGCTATACTTGATAAATTTGCTGATATCAGGCGTTCAATGCTGTGGAAGATATCTGAAAACTATAATCTTACGCCATTGCAGATTCAGATATTACAATACATTAATGGGTGCTCGGTAACGAGAAATATTACTCCATCTGACATTGTGAAGAATCTATACATCAGTAAAGCTACTGCAAGTGTTGCACTGAAAACGTTGCACCAAAAGGGTATGATACGCAAAAATGCAGACAGACAGGATAGCCGCAGTTACTATCTCACATTATCAAAAAAAGCAGAAAATCTTTTAACTGTGATAGAACAATCAAAAAAGGATATTATACGGTTTTTAGGAAATATGTCATCCAATGATAAAAAAGGTGCATTCACAGTATTAACACAACTGATTACAGCAATGCAGAATAATGGCATCATTGATTACGTGGCGTTATGTGTAAACTGTGAATATTGCAAACAGGTAAACCCGCACACATTTCAGTGCACATTAACAGGGCGTGTTTTTGAGTATGATGGTATTAATGTTGGATGCTGCAATTTTGCAGATAAAAGAGCAGTGTAATTTTTACATGGTGAAAATAGCTTTTATTAACGGGAGTACCCAATGACTACAAACCACAAGGCAATTGCACATGATATTGGCGTATTGGGAAAATTTATTCAGATATATTGTAATGGTAAACATAATACCAGGAAGTCAAAAGTAAAGGGCAATGGAAAAATTGCTCAGTATATAGACGGGCTTAATGTGGAATTATGTGATGATTGTAAAAAATTATTGCTTTATGCTGCAAGTAAGCGTATTATATGCCCATACGATCCAAAGCCTGCCTGCAAAGATTGCACTACCCATTGCTATGCTGAACCAAACCGATCAAAAATACGCCAGGTCATGCGCTATTCCGGGATGCGGATGATTTTGAAGGGAAGCATTTCATATATTAAGAAATTTTTGTAATATTTTGCGGGTGCACATAACCTTGTTTTTTAACGTGGGGATGTAATATTTTTTAAAGAAGGAATTAATTTTTATTTTTTTACAGTAAACAAAATAAGTCAAGGAGGTTACAATGTTAAAACCACAGTGGCGTGCAGTATTGTTTTTTTTGCTGATACTGTGTTTTGGGGTGTTAATTTTTGGAGGTTACATGATTAAAAAAGAAAAACCTCCAATTCCAGAAAAGGTGGTGAGTCCTGATGGTGTTGTATTATTTACCGGTGATGATATCATCAAAGGACAAAATTATTATTTCAGTCGGGGAGGGCACCATATAGGTACCATCTGGGGTCATGGATCATACCTTGCACCTGACTGGTCGGCTGATTATTTGCATCGTGCAGGCCTTTACGTGGCAGCAAGATTTGCAGGTTTAAATGCTGATGAATCATCAGCGTTTTCGCAAG
Coding sequences within it:
- a CDS encoding nitrous oxide-stimulated promoter family protein, whose translation is MTTNHKAIAHDIGVLGKFIQIYCNGKHNTRKSKVKGNGKIAQYIDGLNVELCDDCKKLLLYAASKRIICPYDPKPACKDCTTHCYAEPNRSKIRQVMRYSGMRMILKGSISYIKKFL
- a CDS encoding 2-oxoacid:acceptor oxidoreductase family protein encodes the protein MYYDMIMAGFGGQGIQIISQLVAVAAINKGYEVTYLPSYGVEKRGGRTNVFLVISDEEIGSPITNHPYALLVMDQIAYDTYIHILRPDGLLVANESLINTSTNRRNDIVSCCLFCNEEAVKLGNAKLANMIALGALLKNSNVLTVDDIEKVIDQVIPERLSHTIPANMQAIRHGYGLA
- a CDS encoding thiamine pyrophosphate-dependent enzyme — encoded protein: MQAVFTRPKTLKDTPTHFCPGCTHGIAHRIVAEVIDELSIREKTIGIPGVGCCVFLYKYLDIDVLEAPHGRAPACATGMKRVLPDRIIFAYQGDGDMASIGTAEVIHAANRGENITVIYINNSVYGMTGGQMAPTTLLGQQTTTTPYGRNFRTEGYPIRMAEMLATLEGVAYSARVALHKPKYVMQAKKAVEKAFTMQINEMGFSVVEMLSTCNTNWRVSPTEAIDKLENEMIPYFPLGVFKERTGKDFL
- a CDS encoding AbrB/MazE/SpoVT family DNA-binding domain-containing protein; protein product: MLAKKTSKNQLTLPAKIVKEFPGIDYFDITVKNNKIIMVPVVMKPQTSINAIREKIKKLGINDEDIKDAIKWTRKRGK
- a CDS encoding MarR family transcriptional regulator — encoded protein: MMTQNLDENLMAILDKFADIRRSMLWKISENYNLTPLQIQILQYINGCSVTRNITPSDIVKNLYISKATASVALKTLHQKGMIRKNADRQDSRSYYLTLSKKAENLLTVIEQSKKDIIRFLGNMSSNDKKGAFTVLTQLITAMQNNGIIDYVALCVNCEYCKQVNPHTFQCTLTGRVFEYDGINVGCCNFADKRAV
- a CDS encoding 4Fe-4S binding protein: MAHIVIDTNRCKGCYFCVTYCPKQIITISKQYNIIGYFPAELSPDKKDLCTGCKTCALMCPDTAIEVYK
- a CDS encoding putative toxin-antitoxin system toxin component, PIN family, whose translation is MDKKKGKIADGILVVLDTNIIVSAILFKGEVSTLMALWHNEAIKPVITKEIFDEILAVLEYPKFKLTQQERDYIINEEIIPFFDVIEDNHPDISICIDKDDNKFISCALSAKAKYIISGDKELLEIKKYHDIHIISFNDFMNLFK
- a CDS encoding 3-methyl-2-oxobutanoate dehydrogenase subunit VorB is translated as MRVLTKGNIALAEGAIQAGCKFYFGYPITPQNDIPEYLAKHLPRVGGTFIPAESEIASINMILGASAAGARAMTSSSGPGISLMQEGFSYLAGSELPAVIVNIMRIGPGLGGIAPTQGDYNQAVHGGGHGDYRNIVLAPASCQEMFDLTIKAFELADKYRNPAMILADAMVGQFQEPCRLTPKDPVIIPQKPWALTGAKGRPAQLIKSLFLGPGEMEIHNLDLKKKYDTMEQNEVMYETRHLDDADIMIIAFGTPSRIAKTAIQFLRQEGVRAGLLRPITLFPFPSKAIHEYSRRIHKVLVVEMNTGQMLRDVQLACHNGTKVYFYGRPGGGIPYPDDIMAQVKKIL